Proteins encoded together in one Myxococcales bacterium window:
- the ccoN gene encoding cytochrome-c oxidase, cbb3-type subunit I: MNAEAITNDDAPPDGDASAPKKVRITYNDGITRQFVFASVLWGVVGMLVGVLAALQMAFRPANIDPHLAFGRIRPLHTNAVIFAFVGNMVFAGVYYSSQRLLKARLPSDLLAKVHFWGWQLIIVAAAITLPLGYTQGKEYAELEWPIDLSIAVIWVVFAINFFWLLAKRTEKHLYVAIWFYIATIVTVAVLHIVNSLSIPVFGLKSYSIYGGAKDALVQWWYGHNAVAFFLTTPVLGIMYYFLPKAAGRPVYSYRLSIIHFWALIFVYIWAGPHHLLNTALPEWAQTLGMIFSLMLWAPSWGGMLNGLLTLRGAWNKLREDPTLKFLAAGVTFYGMATFEGPLLSIKAVSGLGHYTDWIVGHVHAGALGWNGFMAAGMFYFLVPRLFGTKLWSTRAANLHFYMGTFGILLYVFSMWTSGITQGLMWRATTADGALKYPNFVETLEAIRLMYWMRLAGGTAYFVGMIIMGVNLVKTALSGKAVDGEADVLVVTETKPETPWIKIVFGKPILLVLVVGGLSAWFGLANGYAGVFFIVTALAVAILGTLALTSSKDHDSAWHRILEGRAVIFTVLTVIAVLVGGIAELVPALLASPDAKAAAASKPYRALELEGRDIYLKEGCYNCHSQMIRPFKWEEQRYGQPSTMADSQYDHPFQWGSKRTGPDLAREGQKYPNLWHVKHLMDPLTVSPGSNMPVYAHLANEKVDFEKTQAKLSAMKAIGVPYTDSQLAHASDDAKAQAAQIAADLKESGQEVAADSEMVALVSYLQRLGKQPEPEKRDGISQKE, from the coding sequence ATGAACGCCGAAGCCATAACCAACGACGACGCGCCGCCCGACGGCGACGCGTCCGCGCCCAAGAAGGTGCGAATCACCTACAACGACGGGATCACGCGACAGTTCGTGTTCGCGTCCGTCCTGTGGGGCGTGGTCGGAATGCTCGTCGGGGTGCTCGCCGCCCTCCAGATGGCCTTCCGTCCCGCGAACATCGACCCGCACCTCGCGTTCGGTCGAATTCGCCCGCTCCACACGAACGCCGTCATCTTCGCGTTCGTCGGCAACATGGTGTTCGCGGGCGTCTACTACTCGTCGCAGCGCCTCCTCAAGGCGCGCTTGCCGAGCGACCTCCTCGCGAAGGTGCACTTCTGGGGCTGGCAGCTCATCATCGTCGCCGCCGCGATCACGCTGCCTCTCGGCTACACACAAGGCAAAGAGTACGCGGAGCTCGAGTGGCCTATCGACCTCTCGATCGCCGTCATCTGGGTGGTCTTCGCCATCAACTTCTTCTGGTTGCTCGCGAAGCGCACCGAGAAGCACCTCTACGTCGCGATCTGGTTCTACATCGCCACGATCGTCACGGTCGCGGTGCTCCACATCGTGAACTCGCTCTCGATCCCGGTCTTCGGTCTCAAGAGCTACTCGATCTACGGCGGCGCCAAAGACGCCCTCGTGCAGTGGTGGTACGGGCACAACGCGGTCGCCTTCTTCCTGACGACGCCCGTGCTCGGCATCATGTACTACTTCCTGCCGAAAGCGGCGGGGCGGCCGGTCTACTCGTACCGGCTCAGCATCATCCACTTCTGGGCCCTCATCTTCGTCTACATCTGGGCCGGCCCGCACCACCTCCTCAACACCGCGCTCCCCGAGTGGGCGCAGACCCTCGGCATGATCTTTTCGCTCATGCTCTGGGCCCCGAGCTGGGGCGGCATGCTCAACGGCCTCCTCACCCTCCGCGGCGCGTGGAACAAGCTCCGCGAAGATCCGACGCTCAAGTTCCTCGCGGCGGGCGTCACTTTCTACGGTATGGCCACCTTCGAGGGGCCGCTCCTCTCGATCAAGGCCGTCTCGGGCCTCGGCCACTACACCGACTGGATCGTCGGTCACGTGCACGCGGGCGCGCTCGGCTGGAACGGCTTCATGGCCGCCGGCATGTTCTACTTCCTCGTCCCGCGCCTCTTCGGCACCAAGCTCTGGTCGACGCGCGCCGCGAACCTCCACTTCTACATGGGGACGTTCGGCATCCTCCTCTACGTCTTCTCGATGTGGACGAGCGGCATCACGCAGGGCCTCATGTGGCGCGCCACCACCGCGGACGGCGCCCTCAAGTACCCGAACTTCGTCGAGACGCTCGAGGCCATTCGCCTCATGTACTGGATGCGCCTCGCGGGCGGCACTGCCTACTTCGTCGGCATGATCATCATGGGCGTCAACCTCGTGAAGACGGCGCTCTCCGGCAAAGCGGTCGACGGTGAGGCCGACGTGCTCGTCGTGACCGAGACGAAGCCCGAGACGCCCTGGATCAAGATCGTCTTCGGCAAGCCCATCCTCCTCGTCCTCGTGGTCGGCGGCCTCTCGGCCTGGTTCGGCCTCGCGAACGGGTACGCTGGTGTGTTCTTCATCGTCACCGCGCTCGCGGTGGCCATTCTCGGCACCCTCGCGCTCACCTCGTCGAAGGACCACGACTCGGCCTGGCACCGCATCCTCGAAGGCCGCGCGGTCATCTTCACCGTGCTCACCGTCATCGCGGTGCTCGTCGGTGGCATCGCCGAGCTCGTCCCCGCGCTCCTGGCCTCTCCCGACGCGAAGGCGGCCGCGGCCTCGAAGCCGTACCGCGCCCTCGAGCTCGAGGGCCGCGACATCTACCTGAAAGAGGGTTGCTACAACTGCCACTCGCAGATGATTCGCCCCTTCAAGTGGGAAGAGCAGCGCTACGGCCAGCCCTCGACGATGGCCGACTCGCAGTACGACCACCCCTTCCAGTGGGGCTCGAAGCGCACGGGGCCCGACCTCGCCCGTGAAGGCCAGAAGTACCCGAACCTCTGGCACGTCAAGCACCTCATGGACCCGCTCACGGTCTCGCCGGGCTCGAACATGCCGGTGTACGCCCACCTCGCGAACGAGAAGGTCGACTTCGAGAAGACCCAGGCCAAGCTCTCGGCGATGAAGGCGATCGGTGTGCCCTACACCGACAGCCAGCTCGCCCACGCGAGCGACGACGCCAAGGCCCAAGCCGCGCAGATCGCTGCCGATCTCAAGGAGAGCGGTCAAGAGGTGGCGGCCGACTCGGAGATGGTGGCGCTCGTGTCCTACCTCCAACGCCTCGGAAAGCAGCCGGAGCCCGAGAAGCGCGACGGCATCTCGCAGAAGGAGTGA
- a CDS encoding c-type cytochrome, whose amino-acid sequence MTADKHSSDHGENKNEPPVHIYDDDLVEEDNKLPLWWLYTLYGTVAFAIFYWYGEHKIGAWKSQEESHQEEMAVIRLEEAKKGNVSADTIIALSKTPSSIEKGKEVFVATCAACHRADGGGNIGPNLTDAYWINGGTGDKIYQTVRKGVPAKGMPEWGPQLGDEKVLAVSAYVLTLKDTNVPGGKAPQGQITAGP is encoded by the coding sequence ATGACGGCTGACAAACACTCCTCCGATCACGGGGAGAACAAGAACGAACCCCCGGTCCACATCTACGACGACGATCTCGTCGAAGAGGACAACAAGCTCCCCCTTTGGTGGCTCTATACCCTCTACGGCACGGTGGCCTTCGCCATCTTCTATTGGTACGGAGAGCACAAAATCGGGGCTTGGAAATCTCAAGAAGAGTCCCATCAAGAGGAGATGGCGGTCATTCGCCTCGAAGAGGCCAAGAAGGGTAACGTCTCGGCCGACACCATCATCGCCCTCTCGAAGACGCCCTCGTCGATCGAGAAAGGCAAAGAGGTCTTCGTGGCGACGTGCGCTGCCTGCCACCGCGCCGACGGCGGCGGCAACATCGGCCCCAACCTCACCGACGCCTATTGGATCAACGGGGGAACGGGCGACAAAATCTATCAAACGGTCCGCAAGGGCGTGCCCGCCAAGGGGATGCCCGAGTGGGGGCCCCAGCTCGGCGACGAGAAGGTGCTCGCGGTCTCGGCGTACGTACTCACGCTGAAAGACACCAACGTGCCCGGTGGCAAAGCGCCACAAGGTCAGATAACGGCAGGCCCATGA
- the ccoG gene encoding cytochrome c oxidase accessory protein CcoG, with protein MSNAPESRPAQKADPVPVGAGGSGGEGPERGASATAKERRRLAIVHDDGRGQGAVRTDGKKPKIIPSDVHGRYDIARKLAFVVLVVLWAVLPWVKIGGNPAVFVDVETRRFFLFGATFNAQDGWLLFFPLSGFGFTLVVLTAVLGRVWCGWACPQTVFIEGVYRRIERLIEGSAEERRKRDAGPSTFGRSARHIAKHAAFIAVSSLLAHVVLAYFVSIPKAFAMVRGAPSAHPEAFAWIFALTGILYFNFGWFREQFCVVMCPYGRLQSVLVDEDSLVVGYDAKRGEPRGKKGKAEGDCVDCGRCVAVCPTGIDIRDGLKLDCIACTACIDACDDIMDKVGRPRGLVRYDSTNGLEGKKRRFFRPRLALYGVLGLIGAVVATFAFRSRTDFEANVLRLRGAPYTFEGENVRNAFDVHLVNKRSTTTTFRLEVQAGALPNGKVPVIKTTVSTPTVTLGSLEDRHVPIFVELPRADYAGDFPVMVVVSPEGEKEKPFKATFLGAKK; from the coding sequence ATGAGCAACGCACCCGAGAGTCGCCCCGCCCAGAAGGCAGATCCCGTTCCCGTCGGGGCGGGCGGCTCCGGGGGGGAAGGCCCAGAACGCGGCGCCTCTGCCACCGCCAAAGAGCGTCGTCGTCTCGCCATCGTGCACGACGACGGCCGGGGGCAGGGGGCCGTCCGAACGGACGGCAAGAAGCCGAAGATCATCCCGTCCGACGTCCACGGGCGCTACGACATCGCGCGAAAGCTCGCGTTCGTCGTGCTCGTGGTCCTCTGGGCGGTCCTTCCCTGGGTCAAGATCGGTGGGAACCCGGCCGTCTTCGTCGACGTCGAGACCCGGAGGTTTTTCCTCTTCGGGGCGACGTTCAACGCCCAAGACGGCTGGCTCCTCTTCTTCCCGCTGAGCGGCTTCGGCTTCACGCTCGTCGTGCTCACGGCCGTGCTCGGTCGTGTGTGGTGTGGGTGGGCGTGCCCTCAGACCGTGTTCATCGAGGGGGTTTACCGCCGCATCGAACGCCTTATCGAGGGCTCCGCCGAGGAGCGACGCAAGCGCGACGCGGGGCCGTCCACCTTCGGGCGCTCGGCGCGTCACATCGCGAAACACGCGGCGTTCATTGCCGTGTCGTCTCTCCTCGCGCACGTGGTGCTCGCCTACTTCGTGTCGATCCCCAAGGCCTTCGCCATGGTGCGTGGCGCCCCCTCGGCGCACCCCGAGGCCTTCGCGTGGATCTTCGCCCTGACCGGGATCCTGTATTTCAATTTTGGCTGGTTTCGTGAGCAGTTCTGCGTCGTGATGTGCCCCTACGGGCGCCTTCAGTCGGTGCTCGTCGACGAGGACTCGCTCGTCGTGGGGTACGACGCGAAGCGCGGCGAGCCTCGCGGAAAGAAAGGCAAAGCCGAGGGCGACTGCGTCGACTGCGGTCGGTGCGTGGCCGTGTGCCCGACAGGGATCGACATCCGGGATGGCCTCAAGCTCGACTGCATCGCCTGCACGGCCTGCATCGACGCCTGCGACGACATCATGGACAAGGTGGGCCGCCCCCGCGGGCTCGTCCGCTACGACTCGACGAACGGCCTCGAGGGGAAGAAGCGGCGCTTCTTCCGCCCGCGCCTCGCGCTCTACGGTGTGCTCGGCCTGATCGGCGCCGTCGTCGCGACCTTCGCGTTCCGCTCCCGCACCGACTTCGAGGCCAACGTGCTCCGCCTCCGCGGCGCGCCGTACACCTTCGAGGGCGAGAACGTGCGCAACGCGTTCGACGTGCACCTCGTGAACAAGCGCAGCACGACGACCACGTTCCGGCTCGAGGTCCAGGCCGGTGCGCTCCCCAATGGCAAGGTGCCCGTGATCAAGACCACCGTGTCGACCCCGACGGTCACGCTCGGCTCGCTCGAAGACCGCCACGTGCCCATCTTCGTCGAGCTCCCGCGGGCGGACTACGCGGGAGATTTCCCGGTGATGGTCGTCGTGTCACCCGAAGGTGAAAAAGAGAAGCCCTTCAAGGCCACCTTCCTCGGAGCCAAGAAGTGA
- a CDS encoding sulfite exporter TauE/SafE family protein, translating into MNLAVVGSALLMGLLGSTHCAVMCGGVVSVLSGGLVQIGTKKSASGPAIQVAMSIGRVTMYALFGAVLGGLGSMLDRFEALRAAQVALRLGAGLLMVLVGLYMSGAFTKLRAIEKVGLPVWRRVEPLAKRLLPVRTVPSAFALGLTWGFMPCGLVYGALGLAVATGKTSDGAATMLAFGLGTLPMMLAVGAFSRLVAKLATAPWVRRAAGLAIVFFGAVNVATATAQAGVADVPGASTCCATKN; encoded by the coding sequence GTGAACCTCGCGGTCGTAGGGTCGGCGCTCTTGATGGGCCTCCTCGGCAGCACCCACTGCGCCGTCATGTGCGGTGGCGTGGTGTCGGTGCTCTCGGGAGGTCTCGTGCAAATCGGCACGAAGAAGAGCGCGTCGGGCCCTGCGATCCAAGTGGCCATGAGCATCGGCCGCGTCACCATGTATGCGCTGTTCGGCGCCGTGCTCGGCGGCCTTGGCTCGATGCTCGACAGGTTCGAGGCCCTCCGCGCGGCCCAGGTCGCGCTTCGGCTCGGCGCCGGGCTCCTCATGGTGCTCGTCGGGCTCTACATGTCGGGCGCGTTCACGAAGCTCCGCGCCATCGAGAAGGTCGGCCTCCCGGTGTGGCGTCGCGTCGAGCCCCTCGCGAAGCGCCTCCTGCCCGTGCGCACCGTTCCCTCGGCGTTCGCGCTCGGGCTCACGTGGGGCTTCATGCCTTGCGGGCTCGTGTACGGCGCGCTCGGCCTCGCCGTGGCCACGGGCAAGACCTCGGACGGCGCGGCGACGATGCTGGCCTTCGGCTTGGGTACACTGCCGATGATGCTCGCCGTGGGCGCGTTCAGCCGACTCGTCGCCAAGCTCGCGACGGCGCCTTGGGTGCGCCGTGCGGCGGGGCTCGCGATCGTGTTCTTCGGCGCGGTGAACGTGGCGACCGCGACGGCGCAAGCGGGTGTCGCGGACGTGCCAGGCGCGTCGACCTGCTGCGCGACGAAGAACTGA
- a CDS encoding 5-(carboxyamino)imidazole ribonucleotide synthase, with product MLAVAGAKLGCRFVVLDPSSTSCAGDVASRIVGGYDDEACLVELARRSDVVTIEFENVPPDASRFLAALVPVHPSPHALATARDRLNEKRAFRDLGIEVADFREVGSYEDLERATRELGFPCFLKTRVFGYDGRGQRVLRAESDVRPAWEALGKVPLVLEAAVPFDAEVSLVAARSVTGEVRYYPLNVNVHHQGVLRFSRPVAAPVTPKLQELAESHVKRVLEGLDYVGVLAVEMFVVGERLVANEMAPRTHNSGHHTIEGSRTSQFENQVRAILGLPLGDTSQLAPVAMVNLLGHVPDMGPLLAMPDVHVHAYGKSASPGRKVGHVTVRATTEAALDEKLTEVARRVCPELVDRLPLHR from the coding sequence ATGCTCGCGGTCGCGGGCGCGAAGCTCGGGTGCCGGTTCGTGGTGCTCGATCCGTCGTCGACCTCGTGCGCGGGCGACGTGGCGAGCCGCATCGTGGGCGGGTATGACGACGAAGCCTGCCTCGTCGAGCTCGCCCGGCGCTCGGACGTGGTGACGATCGAGTTCGAGAACGTGCCGCCCGACGCGTCACGCTTCCTCGCCGCGCTCGTGCCGGTGCACCCGAGCCCTCACGCGCTCGCGACGGCGCGCGACCGCCTGAACGAGAAGCGCGCGTTCCGCGACCTCGGCATCGAGGTGGCCGATTTTCGCGAGGTCGGCTCGTACGAAGACCTCGAGAGGGCGACACGGGAGCTTGGTTTTCCGTGCTTCTTGAAGACTCGTGTCTTCGGGTACGACGGGCGTGGGCAGCGCGTGCTCCGCGCCGAGAGCGACGTGCGCCCCGCGTGGGAAGCGCTCGGCAAGGTGCCGCTCGTGCTCGAGGCCGCGGTGCCATTCGACGCCGAGGTGTCGCTCGTGGCCGCGCGCAGCGTCACGGGCGAGGTGCGGTACTACCCGCTCAACGTGAACGTGCACCACCAGGGCGTCTTGCGCTTCTCGCGGCCGGTAGCCGCGCCCGTCACGCCGAAGCTGCAGGAGCTGGCCGAATCGCACGTGAAGCGCGTGCTCGAGGGGCTCGACTACGTCGGGGTGTTGGCCGTCGAGATGTTCGTGGTGGGAGAGCGGCTCGTCGCCAACGAGATGGCCCCGCGCACGCACAACAGCGGGCACCACACGATCGAAGGGTCGCGCACCTCGCAGTTCGAGAACCAGGTGCGCGCGATCCTGGGCCTGCCCCTCGGGGACACGTCGCAGCTCGCGCCTGTGGCGATGGTGAACCTGCTCGGCCACGTGCCCGACATGGGCCCCTTGCTCGCCATGCCCGACGTGCACGTGCACGCGTACGGCAAGTCGGCCTCACCGGGTCGCAAGGTGGGCCACGTCACGGTGCGCGCCACGACCGAGGCTGCGCTCGACGAGAAGCTCACCGAGGTCGCCCGGCGCGTGTGCCCCGAGCTCGTGGACCGCCTGCCCCTTCACCGGTAA
- the purE gene encoding 5-(carboxyamino)imidazole ribonucleotide mutase, translating into MSSPLVAVVMGSKSDWETMAHAVTVLEELGVPHEVKVVSAHRTPDLLFTFAEGARARGIRVIVAGAGGAAHLPGMIAAKTTLPVLGVPVQSKALSGLDSLLSIVQMPGGIPVGTLAIGHAGAKNAGLLAAQILATTDEALAKKLDAYREAQRDAVLSDPDPRSTP; encoded by the coding sequence ATGTCGAGCCCGCTCGTCGCCGTCGTGATGGGGTCCAAGTCCGACTGGGAGACGATGGCCCACGCCGTCACGGTGCTCGAAGAGCTCGGCGTGCCGCACGAGGTGAAGGTCGTCTCGGCGCACCGCACGCCCGACCTGCTCTTCACGTTCGCCGAGGGGGCGCGGGCGCGGGGCATCCGTGTGATCGTCGCGGGCGCGGGCGGCGCGGCGCATCTCCCCGGGATGATCGCCGCGAAGACCACGCTCCCCGTGCTCGGCGTGCCCGTGCAGTCGAAGGCGCTCTCGGGCCTCGACTCGCTGCTCTCGATCGTGCAAATGCCCGGCGGAATCCCGGTCGGCACGCTCGCCATCGGCCACGCCGGCGCGAAGAACGCGGGGCTCTTGGCCGCGCAGATCTTGGCGACGACGGACGAGGCGCTCGCGAAGAAGCTCGACGCCTACCGAGAGGCGCAGCGCGACGCCGTGTTGTCGGATCCGGATCCGAGGAGCACGCCGTGA
- the kbl gene encoding glycine C-acetyltransferase yields the protein MFDAAKSVYEKTLSEIREAGLYKNERIITSPQSASIRVGEGAPQEVLNFCANNYLGLSSHPEVIRAAHAAIDSHGFGMSSVRFICGTQDLHKRLEEKISAFFGTEDTILYSSCFDANGGLFETVLGEEDAIISDALNHASIIDGIRLCKAERHRYPNGDLAALEEALKKTQGKRLRMIATDGVFSMDGYLAQLDKICDLAEKYGAMVMVDDSHASGFIGKTGRGTPEHFGVAHRIDVMTSTLGKALGGAAGGFTTGKKEIIAMLRQRSRPYLFSNSIPPAIVGASIAVLDLLGRTTELRDKVMANALRFREGMTKAGFTIKEGIHPIVPVMLGDARLSQDLSAALLEEGIYVIGFYYPVVPKGEARIRVQLSADHSFEQVDRAIAAFTKAGKKLGIVS from the coding sequence ATGTTCGACGCCGCGAAGTCCGTCTACGAAAAGACCCTCTCCGAGATCCGCGAGGCGGGCCTCTACAAAAACGAGCGCATCATCACGAGCCCGCAGTCGGCGAGCATTCGCGTCGGCGAAGGCGCGCCGCAGGAGGTGCTGAACTTCTGCGCGAACAACTACCTCGGGCTCTCGTCCCACCCCGAGGTCATCCGCGCGGCGCACGCGGCCATCGACTCGCACGGGTTCGGCATGAGCTCGGTGCGCTTCATCTGCGGCACCCAAGACCTCCACAAGCGCCTCGAAGAGAAGATCTCGGCCTTCTTCGGCACCGAGGACACCATCCTCTACTCGTCGTGCTTCGACGCGAACGGCGGCCTCTTCGAGACCGTGCTCGGCGAGGAGGACGCCATCATCTCCGACGCGCTCAACCACGCCTCCATCATCGACGGCATCCGCCTCTGCAAGGCCGAGCGCCACAGGTACCCGAACGGCGATCTCGCCGCCCTCGAAGAGGCCCTCAAGAAAACCCAGGGCAAGCGCCTCCGCATGATCGCGACCGACGGCGTCTTCTCGATGGACGGCTACCTCGCCCAGCTCGATAAGATCTGCGATTTGGCCGAGAAATACGGCGCCATGGTCATGGTGGACGACTCGCACGCGAGCGGCTTCATCGGCAAGACCGGCCGCGGCACGCCCGAGCACTTCGGCGTCGCGCACCGCATCGACGTGATGACCTCCACGCTCGGCAAGGCCCTCGGCGGCGCGGCCGGCGGCTTCACCACGGGCAAGAAGGAGATCATCGCGATGCTCCGGCAGCGCTCGCGCCCGTACCTCTTCTCGAACTCGATCCCGCCGGCGATCGTGGGCGCGTCCATCGCCGTGCTCGACCTCCTCGGCCGCACGACCGAGCTCCGCGACAAGGTCATGGCGAACGCCCTCCGCTTCCGCGAGGGCATGACGAAGGCCGGCTTCACCATCAAAGAGGGCATCCACCCGATCGTGCCCGTGATGCTCGGCGACGCGCGCCTCTCGCAGGATCTCTCGGCCGCGCTCCTCGAAGAGGGCATCTACGTGATCGGCTTCTACTACCCGGTCGTCCCCAAGGGCGAGGCGCGCATCCGTGTGCAGCTCTCGGCGGACCACTCCTTCGAGCAGGTCGATCGCGCCATCGCCGCGTTCACCAAGGCCGGCAAGAAGCTCGGGATCGTCTCCTGA
- a CDS encoding alpha-glucosidase C-terminal domain-containing protein, translating into MRRRLLPLAALASLGLACSSVDDSPAPRPVAPTSPSAEQEASAAKLLEGPDWYRHAVFYEVYVRSFQDSNGDGIGDLPGLTSRLDDLKRLGVDALWLMPIFKSPFKDSGYDVSDYDAVSPEYGTNQDLEKLLSEAHARKMRVFLDLVFNHTSSEHPWFQESRASKTSPKSDYYVWSDTPSAEGNACGPFNSTFGTVPWTLEPQRNQYYFHRFYPGQPDLNFDNPKVVDETLGVAKRWLEKGVDGFRCDVIGLLFETPVPKDCGALQPKTAEYVKKLRGVLDGFPERAMVAESVLFDTPKPYFGNGKDAFQMAFLFDYGYLWPLAFQSESRSGIDKAFTVAETFPEGAQSALVIGSHDVGRAYAVAQGKEWKQRRAAEIQMFARGTPYIYYGEELGLRHGTERVVDARDVARTPMPWTRAPGHGFTTAQKPWIAFGEAAADTSLEAEKDDPASMFTHYKQMLALRRGRAVFGTGAMRLVDVGNPSVFAFTRSDANEAYVVVENLTESEQSVSAEVEGTASEWKLGEGTARREGGKLVVTLPPTASYVGKIR; encoded by the coding sequence ATGCGACGAAGGCTCCTCCCGCTTGCCGCTCTCGCCTCGCTCGGGCTCGCGTGCTCCTCGGTCGACGATTCCCCAGCGCCTCGTCCCGTCGCGCCCACGTCGCCGAGCGCGGAGCAAGAGGCCTCGGCCGCGAAGCTCCTCGAGGGGCCCGACTGGTACCGCCACGCGGTCTTCTACGAGGTGTACGTGCGCTCGTTCCAAGACTCGAACGGCGACGGCATCGGCGATCTGCCTGGGCTCACGTCGCGGCTCGACGATCTGAAGCGCCTCGGCGTCGACGCTCTATGGCTCATGCCCATCTTCAAGAGCCCCTTCAAGGACTCGGGCTACGACGTCTCCGACTACGACGCCGTGTCGCCCGAGTACGGCACGAACCAAGACCTCGAGAAGCTGCTCTCCGAGGCGCACGCGCGCAAGATGCGCGTCTTCTTGGACCTCGTCTTCAACCACACGTCGTCCGAGCACCCGTGGTTCCAAGAGTCGCGCGCGAGCAAGACGTCGCCCAAGTCCGACTACTACGTGTGGAGCGACACGCCGTCGGCCGAAGGCAACGCGTGTGGCCCGTTCAACTCCACCTTCGGCACCGTTCCGTGGACGCTCGAGCCCCAGCGAAATCAGTACTACTTTCATAGGTTTTACCCCGGTCAGCCCGACCTCAACTTCGATAACCCGAAGGTCGTCGACGAGACCCTGGGCGTCGCGAAGCGCTGGCTCGAGAAGGGCGTCGACGGGTTTCGCTGCGACGTGATCGGCCTCCTCTTCGAGACGCCCGTGCCGAAGGACTGCGGCGCGCTCCAGCCGAAGACGGCCGAGTACGTGAAGAAGCTCCGCGGCGTGCTCGACGGCTTCCCCGAGCGCGCGATGGTCGCCGAGTCGGTGCTCTTCGACACGCCGAAGCCCTACTTCGGGAACGGCAAAGACGCGTTCCAAATGGCCTTCCTCTTCGACTACGGCTACCTCTGGCCGCTCGCCTTCCAGAGCGAGAGCCGCTCGGGCATCGACAAGGCCTTCACCGTCGCCGAGACGTTCCCGGAGGGGGCGCAGAGCGCGCTCGTCATCGGCTCGCACGACGTGGGCCGCGCGTACGCCGTCGCCCAGGGGAAAGAGTGGAAGCAGCGGCGCGCCGCGGAGATCCAGATGTTCGCGCGCGGCACGCCCTACATTTACTACGGCGAGGAGCTCGGCCTCCGTCACGGCACCGAGCGCGTGGTCGACGCGCGCGACGTGGCCCGCACGCCGATGCCCTGGACCCGCGCGCCCGGGCACGGCTTCACGACGGCACAAAAGCCCTGGATCGCGTTCGGTGAGGCCGCGGCCGACACGAGCCTCGAGGCCGAGAAGGACGATCCGGCCTCGATGTTCACGCACTACAAACAGATGCTCGCGCTCCGCCGTGGGCGCGCGGTGTTCGGCACCGGCGCCATGCGCCTCGTCGACGTGGGCAACCCGAGCGTCTTCGCGTTCACCCGCAGCGACGCGAACGAGGCCTACGTCGTGGTCGAGAACCTCACCGAGAGCGAGCAATCTGTTTCGGCCGAGGTCGAGGGCACGGCGTCCGAATGGAAGCTCGGCGAGGGAACGGCGCGGCGCGAGGGCGGAAAGCTCGTCGTCACGCTGCCCCCGACCGCCTCGTACGTCGGCAAGATCCGCTGA